Part of the Cololabis saira isolate AMF1-May2022 chromosome 15, fColSai1.1, whole genome shotgun sequence genome, cctgttgaaaatccttattcttTATTGACCCATGTGGTGATGAATTATAACCTCCTTGAAGAGCTTTTAATGGCCCCAGTGCTGCTGAAGTCATCTGTAGACGTACAGCACAGTAAACATACGTAGACTTAAACTGTGCATCTGATGGCATTTCTGTCATGTGGTCCTGAGGAGATCTCCAGGAGGCAGAAGATGCAAACAGAACAagtattattaaataaaacGCTCTGCTCAGGCAGGAATCCAGAATCCAGTACCAAAAACCTTTAACAGAAAAACAGTGGAAAGCCAAAAGACGACCGAAACAAATGCAAAGAGCAAACAGACAGGAGTGAAAGACGAAGGTTGGAAAAACAGACGGAGCAGcagggaggaagagagagacaggacaGCAGATACCAACAGGTGCTACCAGTCAGGGAGGTAAGGACAAGGACACAAGCAGAAAACCAGACAAAGACGGACGTGAAGTTGAAAGAAACAGTCCAAGTGAGAGGCGAGAAGACAAGACCCAGGAACATTAAACTGAACCCAGATCTTAACAGAAAACCAAAGAACCATTGTataaagcaggggtgtcaaactaattttgcttggcggcccggatttgaccaatttttttcttgcgggccgcacactcaaaataacaaaaacggtgcggaaaattttttctttaattctttttttttactattgttatctaatcagtttagttcattttaaaggaaatatgcactttgtttacactctaattatgtgaaatatatttcttcaggatcttttcttgaaatttctcgttttttttcaaattatgtaagatacttttaatatcattttacaaagataaacagaaacaagtatgttttttttatatttcgcttttttataggaaatttaattaaaagcaaaatctttcttattacatccgagagtgtttctttgtgatttagagatttttccagtacaattaagtgcatttatttaaaaaaattcctttttagtaaattaacatttagttttttttgcgttggaaacttctcgcgcgccgcatgaaaacctctctcgggccgcatgcaGCCCGCGGGCCACACATTTGATACCCCTGGTATAAAGTATAACTCCCTCAGAACCCGACCCCAACAACGCCATAACAACTTCCTGCTCTTGATACCCATATAACCTCACAGCTGCAGTCAGGACCACTCAAGTGATGATCCCTCTAATCCCCACAGCCCCATAAAGTAGACCACAGAGAGAGAGCCGCGTAGACCCCCTCTtaattttctcttcttttttctcccacGTAAGAAAACGGCAGCTGACGGCAAACGCCAGGAGATCATAGTTTTGGACTCCAAACGAAGCAATGCCATTAACATCGGCCTGACGGTGCTGCCTCCGCCCCGCACCATCAAGACAGCCATCCTCAACTTTGACGAGTACGCGCTCAACAAGGAGGGAATAGAGGTAAGAGATCCAGGCCAGGGCGacacgtagggctgggcgatatggaccaaaagtcatatctcgatattttctagctgaatggcgatactcgatatgtatcgatattttttctgtgccataatcggggtttcccccaaagcattatagcatagcatctctgttagcttcatttttttctgaggcaaacccttaaaaaaacagtcagttttaatacaaagcctcgtgccaaatgtcacacaggtatctttattaacagaggtctgcacaatatcaaaaggtataaaacaaatgaaataaaaataaactgcctgcatatatagaataaaaatgcttcttgaataaaataaaacaaatatccctttcctgcataacaattaaattaaaatacactgtacaattaatacaatgtagacagtaacaggcagacttttccactgaggttgacagttgtgcaaataacaaaacatttgtgcaaatctcaaataaaacattcaagtcaatttgtcacaaaataagctatatcaaaatcataaaaaaaaaaaaaaaaaaaatttaaatcgatataaacaatattgtctcgtaccatatcgcgtttgaaaatatatcgatatatatcaaaatctcgatatatcgcccagccctagcgacACGTAGGAAATGCGTCCTCACACCTATCAAAACATTTGCCGCCTCCCTCCTCAGAAACTGCTGACGATGATCCCGACTGAGGAGGAGAAGCAGAAGATCCAGGAGGCCCAGCTGGCCAACCCCGACGTCCCGCTGGGCTCGGCCGAGCAGTTCCTCCTCACGCTGTCCTCCATCAGCGAGCTCTCTGCCAGACTCCAGCTCTGGGCCTTCAAGATGGACTACGAAGCAACGGAGAAGGTCAGCTTGAATATGAGACCCGCTTCTAAAGAAGTCCAAACTCCTAGAAACAGAACGAGAAGTAAATTGAAAAAGAATGTTTGGCACTATTTACAGGAACCTAGATGGAAAAGATCAAACCAAAGGTtgctttagtaaaaaaaaaggagaaaaagatccAGCAGGTGAAAGTGGTTTTCTGAAAGCAGGAACAGAACACTGGAGAAGTTCGGGGCGAAGCTGCACAGCATGTGTGCTTTCGTGCGTACGTGTGTTATACTGGTGGCAGGAAGCATCAACATCCCTCTAGTACAAACAACATCCGCAAAACATCAACGCCGTTACATCATAACAAAATATGCACGCTTATTAGCAGCGCCttgtcctcctcctctcctggcACACCATGAGCACTCGAGCAAAGAATGTGTCCAGGACGGGGAGTTCAAAGTCAGAGCCTGGAGAATGAGAAACACGCTGTTCCTCTGCCGTTCCATAAATTTTACGGCTTTCGGCAGGATGCGGTCGTCTTTTATCTCCGCCATCAAAGGCGCGGTGTGCAAGCGCATGTTTGGCGGGGGGGCGCTCCTGACTTGACCCCGTGGGACTCTGGGTTTGGCGGAAGGTTTAATGCGGGGCAGCACAGCGAGCAGGGAAACAACCACGGGGGAGAACATGCCCAGAAACTAATCGTTCACATAATCCGAAGCAAGTTTAACAGCGAAAAAAAGGAGCCGTCCTTAAATAACCTCTCACGACCTTAAGCGAGAGCAGATGATCGGTGGCGGGAGACGGAGGGTACACCTGTTCGCTGCTTGTATAACTGCAGACTAATGAAGCACGAGGTTTTTCAAAGCCTTGACCGGCCCGGCTAATGTTCCATTTGCACCGTGTCCGTATGTGCCTACGTCATCCTAGGAGGTTGCAGAGCCGCTGCAGGATCTGAAGGAGGGCATGGAGCAGTTGGAGAAGAACAAAACTCTACGCTACATCCTCTCTACACTTCTCGCCATTGGAAATTTCCTCAATGTCAGCAATGTGAGTCAAAACATGACAGGTCCGCTTCACCCTACTCAGACATTGTGAGAAGCTTCCTTTTCTGTCGTGGTGGTTTTCACTAGTAGTAGAAAACGGTTCTGTTGTTATCTCCTAtgaacagtactcgagttgtaaaaaagaaatcaggggggatgatggattttatcatatggggacagatcatttctgctgattacaaataatataatatattacaaataatagcagtgaccaaaacacctgcagaaatactgcaggaatgacatagcagcagttaaatgcagccttctgtaagctttaaatatccatgggcttacatcaaatacatcaaaacacaacaataaaaaacagttttctgaacttatcaatatgactctgtccttcacaggataagtaaaatggatcactgcaaaaactcaaaatcttaacaagattgtcttatttctagttaaaatgtctcattttagtaaaaaaaatctcattacacttaaaacaagactcatcactggaaaaaaaaaaacaattttcacctgtttcaagtagattttcacttgaaataagtagaaaaatctgccagtggaacaagattttttgcttgtaataagaagataagatctacttatttcaagtgaaaatttacttgaaacaggtgaaaattaaaaaaataagttatttttctggtgttatttttttctggtgatgactctaaatgttgaaatagcagtaaaaccacatcccccctcaactccagtactgcctatgAACAGAACTGTTGCACAGCATTTCTGTGGTATTTtgagaaacaaaaaaataaaaacatgacacTTGCTGACCTGATCATTATGACCTGAGGAAAGTCTGTCAACTCAAATGGGCATAAGACTGCAGGTTACCTTTGAATAAACGGTGTGTTGCTGTTTCCAGGCCAAAGGCTTCGAGCTGACGTACTTGGAGAAGGTCCCAGAAGTGAAGGACACGGTCCATAAGCAGTCCCTGCTCCATCACGCCTGCTCCGTGGTGGTGGAAAACTTCCCCCAGAGCACCGACCTTTACTCCGAGATAGGAGCCATCACCCGTTCTGCAAAAGTATGACAGAGTATTGTTACTGGAAACCTTGACTTCTGCACTTACTTACTTTAATTGTAAAATTGTTAAACAGGAGTCTGTGTCCGTCTCTAAGGGACTGAAGCGTCCTCTAGCTGCCATTCAGGATCAGAACCTGGACttagtttgttgttttattaacaAACAACAAGCTTGAATGTTTCTGGAGAATCGAGAAATAACAAACTAATAatgaaacatttttaacataaaGATATCACAATAAAACTTtccatgtaccgtattttctggactataagccgcacctacatataagccgcatccactctattcaaaaaaaaaaagaagatatttcagccgcagatatttctgttgttagattagatatttactacatgtacagaaggattttgaaccgtaaatgatgtacatgtttgtacctaaatagatcctttcctaacagtgtcttttaacacggcagcaactttgctgattaaaacggacCAAGAGAatataaccgctatttatttatctgtttgaaatctgcttctacctactcctatctgctaaagaagaagtagcgtattcttatttgcattcattttgtcttagttttgattctaattccggttagagcgccccgagcggtggaagaaaaatccacagaatagttatctttgtataagctgcacggttgaaaacctatgaaaaaagtagcggcttatagtccagaaaatacggtactttaaTTCATTTAAgataataatttttttgcattacaagtgttttgaaattgtatgtaaaaaaaaaaaacatctatttGAAGCTGCATCAGTGAGATAAGTGCATTTATAAGCTTGATCATTTTGATTTTAAATTAACCTGTTGCTTTTAATCAAATATAAGGTGCAGCTGTGAAAACACAAGTCGGAGCTCTGAAATCCTTATTATTGTTGTATAAACTGAATCTCTGAAAATGTGAACCCGCTGAACTGAACAGTTTGAAATTTCCTGAAAGAGACAAGACAGCAACTAAAAGGACTTCctgtgtttgggatgaaggTTCTCAGAGGACCTCTGTCTTCTCCGAGCTCATCTGTCTTCATGAACATCTTTGGTCTCAGGTGGACTTCGAACAGCTGCAGGAGAACTTGTGTCAGATGGAGCGGCGGTGCAAAGCCTCATGGGACCATCTGAAGGTGATCGCCAAACACGAGATGAAGCCCCAGCTGAAGCAGAAGATGTCGGACTTCCTCAAAGACTGTGCTGAAAGGATCATCATCCTCAAGATTGTTCACCGCAGGATACTCAACAGGTAAATGTACCTCCTAAACTTACATCGGAAGAAATAGTGAAATAAAGCAAGTAAAATGAAGATTCATATCTTTTTAAATCCTCCTTGctgaaaagaaaacataatGGGAGCATCGTCGTTCTCCATCCTCTGCTTCTCCTCCCAGGTTCCACTCATTCCTCTTGTACGTGGGTCACCCGGCCTACAGCGTGAGAGATATCAGCATCAACAGGTTCAGTAAAATCCTGAGTGAGTTTGCGCTGGAGTACCGAACCACCCGCGAGCGCGTGCTGCAGCAGAAGCAGAAACGAGCCGACCACCGAGAACGCAACAAGACTCGGGGAAAGATGATCATTGACGTGAACGCTCCCGTGAGTGTAGCACTCAGAGAATCACAGACACGCTTGAACACTCTCAACTCTGTTTCCTCCTTTCCACCTTTTTCCAAATCTAGTCTTTCATGTCGCACCTCTTTCCTTCGATCTTTTTCTGACCTTAACTCTTCCTTTCTCCTGTAGTCTGATGAGGAAGAAGAGCGTGAGGTATCAATATGTGTGGCAGCCGTCTgcatgcgtgtttgtgtgtgcatggaTACACTAACATGATAAATTTTCCTTCAAGTTTCCACCAAACATCTGAGTGAACCgaacaataaaatacagttgGCAGTTTCAGCCTCGTGTTTTGAAAGATTTGCATTACTCATCTTTGGTGGGTTTTAAAGTACAAAACACTGACCGGCAGCCAGATTCTGATCTTTTCTCCATCTGTTTCCTCTCAGCAGGGTGGTCTTCAAGGCTCAGGCAGCAGAAACCACAGCGCCCCTAGTGGCAGCCAGGAGAGCGAGCAGCCTCAGGGTCTGAGCCACGATAAGGATGTGGCAGATCACGAGCACATGAAGGCTGTGCTGAGAACCAGCCTGGGCGACACTGATAAGGAGGTCAGCGCCGTGCCGGGGCTGCGGACACGGACCAGATCACGGCCTGGACGAGGAGGTGAGCAGGCTGGGAGCACAAAAACAGTGGACTCAAAGAGGGTTTACTGGCTTATGCATAAGCTTTTCTCTGCTGCACGTGCAGGTCGGACCATGCAAGCATGGACGCCGCCTGCGGACGACACTCAGACCGGGGGAGACGATGCTGCAGATGAGATCATGGAGCGTATCGTGAGGTCGGCCACGCAAGGTCCAGGAACCAGAACACAGcccagagagaggaggaggtcCAGGGCCAACCGCAAATCATGTATGACCTGATGAGCATTGTGGACAGTTTTAACCTGTTGGTGTGCTGGAGTCATGATCATCAAAATATACATTTGCCCTTTCATgcacaaataatttaaaaaacggtacagttttttttaatgcaatttatCTACTTCTTAGAAACATGCAAAGTGatgttcactttttttctttatattacTATTTTTTGGGCAtctgtcttttttatttattaatatttcttCTTTCTATATTTTCTTtatatgggtattttttttaagcatCTAAATCTTCCACCGATTAATTATAACAAGCTCAAAGTGTGTTGTCCAACTAAAGTGTTCTTCTCTTGACAAAAACAAGAAGGTTAATGTTTGTCCAACATTTCTTTTAACCTTTTAATTGCAAGAAAAAgactttatattttttttcaacacaatgCAGTGAATGGGAGGAGTCCCTAACGTCCACTGACATCACTAATCTGCAACTTACAAGAAGAAAACAACCCAGATCTATTATTAGATAGTAACGAGTGTAAACCTTTGATAGAAACCAAAATGACATGTATCAAAACAGCTTTAAATGTGACAAACTGAATAAGTTTATAAGGCAAAATATTCTTGTCACTGAGAGAAATTgagctctgtaaaaaaaaaaaaaaaaatgtattttctcataaaagaaaagaaatgcctTCCCAGTTTAGTGATGGTGTTAATAGGGTCACAATAAACACATCAAAGTAATTTTAACCTTGGAAATGTACAAAGAGGATGGATGTTAGTACAGGCGACTGCTTCCAGTCACTGCTAGCTGGTTAAGTCCGTACAAGTGGACGTCTCAGTCGCACATCAATAGATACATGAGGAGGGAGCTTGAAGCCCCTGCTTCCAATGCTCAACCAACTATCATTATGACGTGTTTGAGTCTCTTCAGAAGCTTAAAATAgctgtttattttttctttgcacAAATGATGAAGCacgttattctgttattatttcattttcatttaaaaatgatTTACTTCCTAACGAAGGGTTAAACTCCTTACAGCCTAATAATAGACCCAAAGTGGTTTTGACTCCAGAACATTCCTCTAACCTTTAAAACAAatgcatataataataattgctTTTGAATAATAATCCATAATATTGACCGCTATGCATGAAACATCTGGAAAATGCTTTTTGAACTTCACATGTGTCCTCATATCATAAAGCTCGATGATCCACATCGTCTGCCATATCTGACTGGTCTTATCCTTTCTTGTCTTCTCGCAGTGAGGCGGACTCTGAAGAACGGCCTGACGCCAGAAGAAGCTCTGGCGCTGGGGTTAACTGATTCTCCAGACACATAGACGGGACGAGCCGCCTCTCACCGGTCCTCACTGCCGCAGGAACACACCTGTGGGTGCCAGCGTTGCATCTCCCGTCAGCCTTCGCCACACTTTTCGTTTTAGAGTTTTAGCCCACAAGCTTCTTCAGCTTTTCGCCAGCTGCTGCTCTCGActgatgtttttgtgtgaagATGCTgccaatttataaaaaaaaaaggaaaaaaaaaaacaacttttcttCCTCAGAAATATTCAGTGAAGCTGCCTCCACactaaactgaacatttttgaaTTCtccaaacatatttaaaataaaccCACAGGGATAGGTTTTGATGAATTTAAGCTGTGAATTTTTGCTGTAAAGGGCTGGAaagcaattttatttatattttaactgTGTCAAAGAACCCCAAGTCATGCCGTCAAATAAACAGGCGTTCGCCACTTAGAACGACTATACATGAAAAACGCTACGTTTTGCTTCTGCAGCTGCACATTTGGAAATTGTTGTGTGGTTTGTAGAAATGAGAAAGGTTTCGGTTTGATGAGTGCCTTTCATTTAAAAGAGACAATACTGTACCTTTTTACAAACTCTCTCTGTTCTCCAGGTGACTAACTGAAATGTCAATCTGTAGTTGTGTCGAGcattagttttaaaaaataaaataactttctCAGTATTTATTTGCAACTCCGACATCTTGCACCTTAAGTGACACTTGTAGCCTCTGGCTGAAGTGAACGACTGATTGAAagcagagaaaaagaggaagttTTTATCTCAGAGGAACTTTTTGTAaagtgtaaaaagaaaaaacgatatagacatttaaaaaaaaaaaaagatgttattaCCTATCTTGAAGGAGATGCAGAGAACTCTGCATAAGATGTTTAAATGCCCTAATCAGCTGCCAGGTACGATATCCTGTTGTCCTTCAGTGTGCATATTTAGTACAGTTGTGTATTATTTTTGTAGAAACTTGTATTATAGTCTGAGCGAAAGGATGCTTTTCAGTGTATTGTAATTAAAGAGAACGTGAATGAAAGAAATTCTGTCTTTTAAATGCTGTTCTTGCTGAGATTTGGAAGCTGCATTCGGACTTTTGCTTTGAGCTCTGTGGTCACGTACTTTGAACGACCTTTGAGCAGCTTGGATGACTGGGATCCCGACTGAAGTGCTATCCTCTCTCATGGTACAGTAAGGACTTGGAAACGGCACGTTCACTTGAAATGCTTTGTATACACACTCTGcaataaaagaaaagcaaaaccaTTGAAGGAGAACGTGAAGCTTCATGTCATTgtcgttcatttctttcttgttcACGAGTCACGTGTTCACACACGGGCGTGATTCTACTGACCAACCTTTGGATTGCCATAAACTGCACAAGCTCCTTGTGTTGCCCTTGTCCGTACTTAGCCAGGTCTGCGTGTGTGGCACCAGTTTAACTTCCGTCCATGGCCAAGTCAATGAGTCTGCTTTGGGGGGCCGGATCCCCGCCCTGCTGGCGTGTCATGATCACGCTGGAGGAAAAGAAGCTGCAGGGCTACAAACACAAACTGCTGTCCTTTGAGAAAGGGGAGCATAAATCCCAGGAAGTCTTGGAAATCAACCCAAGAGGACAGGTAGGCATGACACGCATGAGATGACCGCAGTCCACGCATGCAACCATTGTGACCGTGACTTGTATCATCCACCAGATGGCAATGAGAATGACAATGAGACTTTTTTTGTCATAACGGCTGCAGATTCTAGTTactccttaaaaaaaaatgaagcgtGCAGTTTTGTACTGCTTTATAGAGCACTCCTTCACTGGCTGAATGCAGATACAATGCAACACCTATTGTATAATGtaacatttttgcatttttcatataaaagtatacCATCATTCTCCATTGGGGACAGCtcaggactgcaggcaggccacTCCAGTTCCTGCACCCTGGTCTTCCTCAGCCATCAGTTGTAACATGTACACAATGTGGTTCTGCACTGGCTTACTAAAAAAAAGTCCCAGCAGGTGCAGCAAAAGCTGCTCTAAAAACTGAGCTAAAAGGGGGCTGCAGAACTGATCACTAGTGGCCTTGTCCATACTGTAGGTCACATCTTTCTTTGCATCTTTCTTTGCTCAAATCGACTCAAATCGATTTCTACCTGGTTTTTCGGCGTGTTCCAGATGGTTATTTTTCTAATGTGGGTTTATGTTTGTAATGTCACTATATGAGAACGACACAACTCGCCCTTTCTTAGCAAACATCCATAAAGTATACTTGTATTATTTGCCCCGCTTTAGGGGCCCATAGTATGAATCCGTAAGAGACACATGCCATTCGGCCATTTCAAGCCTAGGACTACTCTGTACCTAAGTAGCCCACTTTCAGTCCAGATGGGCCCACATGAACATGCTGCTGATGCTCTGAAGTGTAACAGGTGTATGGCACTGACACAGCGTTTTGCAAAATGTTATAATACCAACAATAGTATATTATAATTTCCTCAAAAGACTATTGTTTCCTTCCATAAGCTTTCTTATATGACCTCTCAAGTAAAGAATAAATAGTTAGGACACCGAATTTGTTGAGATGTTTTCTGGCACCACAGAAGATAAACATATATGTATTTCTCAAAAGTCAGAGACCAAGCTGTGGATTGCATTACCACAACACAGGTTTGATGATCATCCACAAGTTATCATGTAAATGTGGCACAAACGTTACATGTCCACCTCCTGATCCTCACCTCGCTGTCTGTCTGCAGCTCCCTGCCTTCAAACATGGAGACAACAAAGTGAACGAGTCCACCGCAGCGTGTTTATACCTCGAGGTAAACTCATCCAGACACAGACGATGTTCATTACGACTGACTTTGAACTATGAgacattttctttctctcttctatTGTGACAGAATCAGTTTAAGTCTCAGGGATACAAGCTGATTCCTGACGGTCCTGCAGAGCAAGCTGTGATGCACCAGCGCATGATGGAGGGCCTCACCCTCACGGACAAACTCAGTAGGTTCACcaagaccagaggtgtcaagtaacaaagtacaaatacttcgttaccttacttaagtagaaattttggttatctatacttcactggagtaattatttttcagacgactttttacttttacttcttacattttcacgcaattatctgtactttttagtccttacattttaaaaacagcctcgttactctatttcatttcggcctttaaaagaaaactatccagttaaattgctccatccggatagagtgaatgtggttgtggttggttcagatgttcttgtccagttttgttcttacatccgttccctcagattcctgcaactaaacttggatgtacattccaataaaggttaggataaatgataacatgcctctgaagtttgactttttgcgccattacaatacttataggcaactagtcatcatatctcctgctctctgaaacacatgttaatgctcaatagtacacatatatggttctttaatatatttgtattatactaagatgcattcattttcaatggcttttgtccttaatggctttttcccccttacattacttttacttttatactttaagtagttttgaaaccagtacttttatacttttacttgagtaaaaaacttgagttgatacttcaacttttaCAGGagcatttttaaactctagtatctatacttctacctgagtaatgaatgtgaatactgaagacacctctgaccaAGACCCACCTGTCCCATGACCGGTGTGAAGTGAAGACGGATAACAGGAAAAGACAGAAAGGCAACAACAAACTTGTGCAGTGTGATGTTGATACGGGATGTTGTGTTGTAGATGCCGTTATCCACTATGACTGGTTGGTCCCTGAAGAAGAGAGACACGACTCTGCTGTGAAAAGAAACAAGGAGACTTTGACCTCTGAACTGAAACTCTGGGAAAGCTACCTGCAGAATGTATGACCAGAGCACAAACAATCACATCCATGGACACTTACAAACGTTCTTGACCGCTGCGGTTGCTTCATCTGCTCTCTGCCTCCAGGTGTCTGCAGGCTCGTACCTGGCGGGGGCCTTCTCTTTGGCAGACGTGGTCCTCTTTCCCAACATCGCTTATGCATTTCGATTCGGGTGGGTAACTTAGTTCAGTTCTTGCTTGGAAGACCAGTGTGTTGTTTTACTGACATCATGACTGTGTTTTCTACGTAGGCTGTCTGTGGGACGCTACCCCAAACTGGCCAAATACTACAGCCTCCTGAAGGACAGACCCAGCATCAAAACTAGTTGGCCCCCACACTGGTTGGCCAGCTCACAGGGTTACGACGTCCTCAAGGACCTCTGAAAGacgaaaaacattttttttttttttcatttatttttatttcgatcatgtgctcaatatggtacactcattcatagcatatcgtgtaatcatttggatcagaaaggaataggctgaagctctgagcttataaatgcctaccctttaaccttcacattattattatttacactttctacaacaaatgctttctagcatttccacccaaaaaagaagcaaacacaaaacaaaaaatatatatatgtaacaacaaagaaccagtaagaaaagaaaaaaggaaaaataaataataaatagtccTGATTAACACGaggacaaaaagatcagtaaATATTACCTGCATAATTCCATAATTCTCTCTCTTGCATCTTATCCTTCAATCTTGTTGGTATTTACCAATCATGgtctgttttaaactatttttaaactgtatgatgtttttactttgtttaagaTTATCTGGGAAGCTATTCCACAACTTAACCCCtgtaactgaaatacacatacttttaagtgtttttttaacTGTTGGTTGTTTGAGATTGTGTTCCCCCCTTAACTCATATTGCCCATCTCTATCCTTAAACAGTTTTTGTATGTTGCAGGGGAGTGAATTATTCTTTGCTTTGTATATTATCTGTGCCGTTTTAAATTCAACTAAGTCAGTCAATTTTAGTGTGTTTAATTTccagaacaaaacatttgtgtgatgATAAAATCCTACATTATTTACGAttcttattgcttttttttgcattacataAATGGGTTGAAGATTggttttaaaagtatttccccAAATCTCCACACAGTACGTCAGATACGGTAAAATTAATGAATTataaagtaattataatgtttTTAGGTTTAATATGTGTCTAGTTTTTCCTTGAATGCCGATACTTTTAGCCAACTTTGATCTAATATATTTCATGTGGGGCTTCCAGTTAAGATTTGCCTTCATCAATCTATTACATGCTTACAAATGTGTCGGGTGTAAGGGTCTCGTGTGCCAGCTACATGACAGTATTTTCCCTGAACAGAACTGACACTGGTCACAGTTGATCTGATTATGTTTTACTGTACTATCTCTTTAAGACTGT contains:
- the LOC133460467 gene encoding glutathione S-transferase A-like; amino-acid sequence: MAKSMSLLWGAGSPPCWRVMITLEEKKLQGYKHKLLSFEKGEHKSQEVLEINPRGQLPAFKHGDNKVNESTAACLYLENQFKSQGYKLIPDGPAEQAVMHQRMMEGLTLTDKLNAVIHYDWLVPEEERHDSAVKRNKETLTSELKLWESYLQNVSAGSYLAGAFSLADVVLFPNIAYAFRFGLSVGRYPKLAKYYSLLKDRPSIKTSWPPHWLASSQGYDVLKDL